From Acidobacteriota bacterium, the proteins below share one genomic window:
- a CDS encoding CdaR family protein, with protein MSERAQTWGLRILALALAIGLWFTISLDEREARGQKVVDAQVVFNNPLDLVIFDPGVRISIILSGPDTLISELDERQVRVRLDLSEESPGVASINLTPDDVSMPDGFQIVAITPSQVQLEVDQKQTLNLPIEPVFVGEPAAGALLGDYRVIPSQILVEGPRSRLERITALATQPIDLNGHALDFEANTSVVSPDPLIQMMQSSQIVVYVPLEVTQPETTPPGASP; from the coding sequence ATGAGCGAACGGGCACAGACCTGGGGGCTGCGTATCCTGGCCCTCGCCCTGGCCATCGGCCTGTGGTTCACCATCTCCCTCGACGAGCGCGAGGCGCGGGGGCAGAAGGTGGTCGATGCGCAGGTTGTGTTCAACAACCCCCTCGACTTGGTGATCTTCGATCCGGGGGTTCGGATCTCGATCATCCTGAGCGGTCCCGATACGCTGATCAGCGAGCTCGACGAGCGCCAGGTGAGGGTGCGGCTGGATCTGTCCGAGGAATCGCCGGGCGTCGCCAGCATCAACCTGACGCCGGATGACGTGTCGATGCCGGACGGCTTCCAGATCGTCGCCATCACCCCCAGCCAGGTGCAGCTCGAGGTCGACCAGAAACAAACCCTCAACCTGCCCATCGAGCCGGTGTTCGTGGGCGAGCCGGCGGCCGGCGCCCTGCTCGGCGACTATCGCGTCATCCCGTCGCAGATCCTGGTGGAGGGCCCGCGCTCGCGCCTCGAGCGCATCACCGCCCTGGCCACCCAGCCGATCGATTTGAACGGCCACGCCCTCGACTTCGAGGCCAATACGTCGGTGGTGAGCCCAGACCCTTTGATTCAAATGATGCAGTCTTCTCAGATCGTGGTCTACGTCCCCCTCGAGGTCACCCAGCCGGAGACGACGCCACCGGGAGCTTCGCCATGA
- the glmM gene encoding phosphoglucosamine mutase, producing MSQNRLFGTDGVRAPFGQYPLDKPTVCALGRALGEQLGAGSRVVLGGDTRDSSPTLARWLASGLAGQQVAAQSAGVLPTPGIAFLTRQTGATAGIALSASHNPYPDNGIKLIDGAGFKWSEEAERELEGRLANSSGELTPDSRLPPVSELERLDPSPYRASLLASLGNERPLAGLRLVLDTGHGAASELAGPLFVELGAKVEVIADQPDGQNINRGYGSTHPEALAARIRETGADLGFAFDGDADRAILVDDHGVVRDGDAILYLWARHLVQQQRLSGRAIVVTSMSNLGLERALRALDVTVLRCGVGDREVVATLRRNGLVLGGEQSGHIVHLDLATTGDGLLTALQTAALVRHAERPVSEQLAAFERYPQVLQNVTVAHKPDLGSLPTVAAAARAAEDQLGQDGRLVLRYSGTEPLARIMIEGPDQNTIEELAGNIAEAINGAIGAVRLETRP from the coding sequence ATGAGCCAGAACCGACTCTTCGGGACCGACGGTGTGCGCGCGCCTTTCGGCCAGTATCCCCTCGACAAACCCACCGTCTGCGCCCTCGGCCGCGCCCTCGGCGAGCAGCTCGGGGCCGGTTCGCGGGTGGTCCTCGGGGGCGATACCCGCGACAGCTCTCCGACCCTCGCCCGCTGGCTGGCCTCGGGCCTCGCCGGCCAGCAGGTGGCGGCGCAATCGGCCGGCGTGTTGCCGACGCCGGGCATCGCTTTCCTGACCCGACAGACCGGGGCCACCGCCGGCATCGCCCTGTCGGCGAGCCACAACCCCTACCCGGACAACGGCATCAAGCTGATCGACGGGGCGGGGTTCAAGTGGAGCGAAGAGGCCGAGCGCGAGCTCGAGGGGCGCCTCGCAAATTCGTCCGGCGAGCTAACCCCGGACTCCCGACTGCCGCCGGTGAGCGAGCTCGAGCGCCTCGACCCGAGCCCTTACCGCGCTTCTCTGCTCGCCTCCCTCGGCAATGAAAGGCCTCTCGCCGGCCTCCGGCTGGTGCTCGACACCGGCCACGGCGCGGCCTCGGAGCTCGCTGGTCCGCTGTTCGTCGAGCTCGGCGCCAAAGTCGAGGTGATCGCCGACCAGCCCGATGGCCAGAACATCAATCGCGGCTACGGCTCGACCCATCCGGAAGCCCTCGCGGCGCGCATCCGGGAGACCGGCGCCGACCTCGGCTTCGCCTTCGACGGCGACGCCGACCGCGCCATCCTGGTCGATGACCACGGTGTGGTGCGAGACGGCGACGCCATCCTCTACCTGTGGGCCCGACACCTGGTGCAGCAGCAACGCCTGTCGGGGCGCGCGATCGTCGTCACCTCGATGAGCAATCTCGGCCTCGAGCGCGCTTTGCGCGCCCTCGACGTCACGGTCCTACGCTGCGGCGTCGGCGACCGCGAGGTGGTGGCGACACTGCGCCGTAACGGCCTGGTGCTGGGGGGCGAGCAATCGGGACACATCGTTCATCTCGATCTCGCCACCACCGGCGACGGCCTGCTCACCGCCCTGCAGACGGCCGCCCTGGTGCGCCATGCAGAGCGGCCCGTCAGTGAGCAACTCGCCGCCTTCGAGCGCTATCCCCAGGTCCTGCAGAACGTCACCGTCGCCCACAAGCCGGACCTCGGCAGCCTGCCGACGGTGGCCGCCGCCGCCCGCGCCGCTGAGGATCAGCTCGGCCAGGATGGCCGGCTGGTGCTGCGCTACAGCGGCACCGAGCCGCTGGCGCGAATCATGATCGAGGGACCGGACCAGAACACCATCGAAGAGCTCGCCGGCAACATCGCCGAAGCGATCAATGGCGCCATCGGCGCGGTCCGATTGGAGACCAGACCGTGA
- a CDS encoding pyridoxine 5'-phosphate synthase: MSDDRAVQLSVNVDHVATLRQARRAVYPDPVEAAGDAEAAGAAGITVHLRGDRRHIQDDDVAALVRTVQGKLNLEIAAEEEMIALALDWQPGQVTLVPERPDEVTTEGGLDLASQGDRVAAAIERLAAGGIAVSLFLDPDPAQVERLAALVAAGAPAAGFEINTDAYTKDPSAANLRAVEETAAAGAAAGLEVYAGHGLTTANVGAIAAIPAVEELNIGHWLISRSVRLGLGEAVREMLSAMAAGAQP, encoded by the coding sequence GTGAGTGACGACCGCGCCGTGCAGCTATCGGTCAATGTCGACCACGTCGCCACCCTGCGGCAGGCTCGCCGGGCGGTCTACCCGGATCCGGTCGAAGCCGCCGGCGACGCCGAAGCCGCCGGTGCCGCCGGCATCACCGTCCACCTGCGCGGCGATCGTCGCCACATCCAAGACGACGACGTCGCCGCTCTCGTGCGCACCGTCCAGGGCAAGCTCAACCTCGAGATCGCCGCCGAGGAAGAGATGATCGCCCTCGCCCTCGACTGGCAACCGGGACAGGTCACTCTGGTACCGGAGCGACCGGACGAGGTGACCACCGAAGGCGGCCTCGACCTGGCGTCCCAAGGCGACCGGGTGGCTGCCGCGATCGAGCGCCTGGCCGCCGGCGGCATCGCCGTGTCCCTCTTCCTGGACCCCGACCCGGCGCAGGTCGAGCGCCTCGCCGCGCTGGTCGCCGCCGGCGCGCCGGCAGCCGGCTTCGAAATCAACACCGACGCCTACACCAAGGACCCGTCGGCGGCAAACCTGCGCGCCGTCGAAGAGACCGCTGCCGCCGGCGCCGCTGCCGGCCTCGAGGTCTACGCCGGTCATGGGCTGACCACCGCCAACGTCGGTGCCATCGCCGCCATTCCGGCCGTCGAAGAGCTCAACATCGGCCACTGGCTGATCTCACGCTCGGTCCGCCTCGGCCTCGGCGAGGCGGTGCGGGAGATGCTGTCGGCGATGGCGGCAGGCGCCCAGCCCTGA